The following coding sequences lie in one Azospirillum humicireducens genomic window:
- the lptC gene encoding LPS export ABC transporter periplasmic protein LptC, producing MSLDDLRSPDRTGTAPPAAPSAHGGDRRASAAAEPPAALRAHRRRDTRPVSRFHSRFVSALKFALPAAALAMVALLAAWPSLNSPPAPRISADAGQSEMLKPRYFSLDEHNQPFSLVAAKADKSADQPDIVLLDDPQAEMTEAAGTWVTMRSDKGWYNQATGILLMRGNVHVLRDDGNEFTTSEAEADIRKGNAWGDQAVAGQGPQGEINAKGFRMTDRGKNVVFLNQSKAEVQAAERPGSKKP from the coding sequence TTGAGCCTGGACGACCTGCGCAGCCCCGACCGCACCGGAACCGCTCCGCCTGCAGCCCCGTCTGCGCATGGAGGGGACCGCCGCGCGTCCGCTGCGGCGGAGCCGCCCGCGGCGCTGCGCGCGCACCGGCGGCGTGACACCCGACCGGTCAGCCGGTTCCACAGCCGCTTCGTCTCGGCCCTGAAGTTCGCGCTTCCGGCGGCGGCGCTGGCGATGGTGGCCCTGCTGGCCGCCTGGCCGTCGCTGAACAGCCCGCCGGCTCCGCGCATCTCCGCCGACGCCGGGCAGAGCGAGATGCTGAAGCCGCGCTATTTCAGCCTGGACGAACACAACCAGCCCTTCTCGCTGGTGGCGGCCAAGGCCGACAAGTCGGCCGACCAGCCGGACATCGTCCTGCTGGACGACCCGCAGGCGGAGATGACCGAGGCCGCCGGCACCTGGGTGACCATGCGGTCCGACAAGGGCTGGTACAACCAGGCCACCGGCATCCTGCTGATGCGCGGCAACGTCCATGTCCTGCGCGACGACGGCAACGAGTTCACCACCAGCGAGGCCGAGGCCGACATCCGCAAGGGCAACGCCTGGGGCGACCAGGCGGTGGCCGGCCAGGGCCCGCAGGGCGAGATCAACGCCAAGGGCTTCCGCATGACGGACCGCGGCAAGAATGTCGTCTTCCTCAACCAATCGAAGGCCGAGGTCCAGGCCGCCGAACGCCCCGGGAGCAAGAAGCCGTGA
- the ptsN gene encoding PTS IIA-like nitrogen regulatory protein PtsN, with amino-acid sequence MLDLISPHAILPNLKASNKKQALQEMARKASELTGQHERAIFDVLLERERLGTTGVGHGIAIPHGKLSSLDRVHGVFARLERPIDFDAIDEQPVDLIFLLLAPEQAGADHLKALARVSRLLRDQSMCEKLRGAQSGDAMYALLTQHEPSPSN; translated from the coding sequence ATGCTCGACCTCATCTCTCCGCACGCCATCCTCCCGAACCTGAAGGCCAGCAACAAGAAGCAGGCCCTGCAGGAGATGGCGCGCAAAGCGTCCGAGCTGACCGGTCAGCACGAGCGGGCGATCTTCGACGTGCTTCTGGAGCGCGAAAGGCTGGGCACAACCGGCGTGGGCCATGGCATCGCCATCCCGCACGGCAAGCTGTCCAGCCTGGACCGTGTCCATGGCGTCTTCGCCCGCCTGGAGCGGCCCATCGATTTTGACGCGATCGATGAGCAGCCGGTCGATCTGATCTTTCTCCTCCTCGCCCCGGAACAGGCGGGAGCCGACCATCTGAAGGCTCTGGCCCGCGTCTCGCGCCTTCTGCGGGACCAGTCCATGTGCGAAAAGCTGCGCGGCGCCCAATCCGGCGACGCGATGTACGCGCTTCTGACCCAGCACGAGCCTAGCCCGTCGAACTGA
- the lptB gene encoding LPS export ABC transporter ATP-binding protein has product MTVLTANGPGAVPAGSTSAASVPAEGLVAQHLGKSFKKRPVVRDVSISVQRGEAVGLLGPNGAGKTTCFYMITGLIAADSGTITLDGQDITALPMYRRARLGIGYLPQEASIFRGMTVENNIRSVLEVVESDRDAREAMLDELLAEFSVTHLRRSPALALSGGERRRVEIARALAGQPHFILLDEPLAGIDPIAVNDIRELVGHLRDRGIGVLITDHNVRETLDLVDRAYILHDGVVLMEGRPDEIVAHEGVRRVYLGDRFSL; this is encoded by the coding sequence GTGACCGTGCTGACCGCCAACGGACCCGGCGCCGTTCCCGCCGGCAGCACTTCCGCAGCATCCGTCCCGGCCGAAGGGCTGGTGGCGCAGCATCTCGGCAAGTCCTTCAAGAAGCGGCCGGTGGTGCGCGATGTCTCGATCAGCGTCCAGCGCGGCGAGGCGGTCGGGCTGCTCGGCCCCAACGGCGCGGGCAAGACCACCTGCTTCTACATGATCACCGGCCTGATCGCCGCCGATTCCGGCACGATCACGTTGGACGGGCAGGACATCACCGCGCTGCCGATGTACCGCCGCGCCCGGCTCGGCATCGGCTATCTGCCGCAGGAAGCCTCGATCTTCCGCGGCATGACGGTGGAGAACAACATCCGCTCCGTTCTGGAGGTGGTGGAGAGCGACCGCGACGCCCGCGAGGCGATGCTGGACGAGCTGCTGGCCGAATTCTCGGTGACGCACCTGCGCCGCTCCCCCGCCCTGGCGCTGTCGGGCGGCGAGCGGCGGCGCGTGGAGATCGCCCGCGCTCTGGCCGGACAGCCCCACTTCATCCTGCTGGACGAACCGCTGGCCGGCATCGACCCCATCGCGGTGAACGACATCCGCGAGCTGGTCGGGCACCTGCGCGACCGCGGCATCGGCGTGCTGATCACCGACCACAATGTGCGTGAAACATTGGACCTCGTCGATCGGGCATACATTTTGCACGATGGTGTGGTACTAATGGAGGGACGGCCGGACGAGATCGTGGCGCACGAGGGCGTGCGCCGGGTCTATCTCGGCGACCGGTTCAGTCTGTAG
- the rpoN gene encoding RNA polymerase factor sigma-54 produces MALAQRLDLRQAQTLVMTPQLQQAIKLLQLSNIELSDFVDREIEQNPLLERDSGPGDGGSDPVGDGAGGEAPGGLDGPGGMEANGLSADGLNGRDDGPGMMPSDGRTRDTVEMTSSDTLASSSEAPLDTDFENVYGDDRFSDGSDGGSEVYGSYGERGGRSGFEDDDSNLEATLTSEKNLRDHLTEQLKIDLPDLGDQLIGLALIDMLDEAGWLVGFDAQALAGQLGCGADRVERVLAACQRFDPPGIFARSLKECLAIQLREKNRLDPAMAALLDNLELLAARNLPAIMKVCGVDAEDVADMVADIRKLNPKPALAFDHTPAQLVTPDILMRANPGGGWLIDLNPDTLPRVLVNHRYFARISDSAKSKADKEYLSERFQSANWLVKSLHQRATTILKVASEIIRQQDAFFIHGVSHLRPLILRDIAEAIGMHESTVSRVTTNKFMATPRGVFELKYFFTSAIQGADGQASHSAEAVRHRIKTMIDAEKPDDVLSDDKLVEILRAEGIDIARRTVAKYREAMKIPSSVQRRRAKMSRM; encoded by the coding sequence ATGGCGCTTGCTCAACGTCTCGACCTTCGACAAGCCCAGACCCTGGTGATGACGCCGCAGCTGCAGCAGGCGATCAAGCTGCTGCAGCTGTCGAACATCGAACTGTCGGACTTCGTCGACCGCGAGATCGAGCAGAACCCCCTGCTGGAGCGCGACAGCGGCCCCGGCGATGGCGGCAGCGACCCGGTGGGCGACGGGGCCGGCGGCGAGGCGCCGGGCGGGCTGGACGGCCCCGGCGGCATGGAGGCGAACGGCCTCAGCGCCGACGGGCTGAACGGCCGCGATGACGGGCCGGGCATGATGCCGAGCGATGGACGCACCCGCGACACGGTGGAGATGACCTCCTCGGACACGCTGGCGTCCTCGTCCGAGGCGCCGCTCGACACCGATTTCGAGAATGTCTACGGCGACGACCGCTTTTCCGACGGGTCGGACGGCGGCAGCGAGGTCTACGGCTCCTACGGCGAGCGCGGCGGCCGCAGCGGCTTCGAGGATGACGACAGCAACCTCGAAGCGACGCTGACCAGCGAGAAGAACCTGCGCGACCACCTGACCGAGCAGCTGAAGATCGACCTGCCCGACCTGGGCGACCAGCTGATCGGACTGGCCCTGATCGACATGCTGGACGAGGCCGGCTGGCTGGTCGGCTTCGACGCCCAGGCGCTGGCCGGGCAGCTGGGCTGCGGCGCCGACCGGGTGGAGCGGGTGCTGGCCGCCTGCCAGCGCTTCGACCCGCCCGGCATCTTCGCCCGTTCGCTGAAGGAATGCCTCGCCATCCAGCTGCGCGAGAAGAACCGGCTGGACCCGGCGATGGCGGCGCTGCTCGACAATCTGGAGCTTCTGGCCGCGCGCAACCTGCCGGCCATCATGAAGGTCTGCGGCGTCGATGCCGAGGACGTCGCCGACATGGTCGCCGACATCCGCAAGCTGAACCCGAAGCCGGCTCTGGCCTTCGACCACACCCCGGCCCAGCTGGTCACCCCCGACATCCTGATGCGCGCCAATCCCGGCGGCGGTTGGCTGATCGACCTGAACCCGGACACGCTGCCGCGGGTGCTGGTCAACCACCGCTATTTCGCCCGCATCTCCGACAGCGCCAAGTCGAAGGCCGACAAGGAGTATCTCTCCGAACGCTTCCAGTCGGCCAACTGGCTGGTCAAGTCGCTGCACCAGCGCGCCACCACCATCCTGAAGGTGGCCAGCGAGATCATCCGCCAGCAGGACGCCTTCTTCATCCATGGCGTCTCGCACCTGCGGCCGCTGATCCTGCGCGACATCGCCGAGGCCATCGGCATGCATGAGAGCACCGTCAGCCGCGTCACCACCAACAAGTTCATGGCGACCCCGCGCGGCGTGTTCGAGCTGAAATACTTCTTCACATCGGCCATCCAGGGCGCCGACGGCCAGGCTTCCCATTCCGCGGAAGCGGTTCGGCACCGCATCAAGACGATGATCGACGCCGAGAAGCCGGACGACGTGCTGTCGGACGACAAACTGGTGGAGATTCTCCGTGCCGAAGGGATCGACATTGCGCGAAGGACGGTCGCGAAGTATCGTGAAGCGATGAAAATACCGTCATCGGTGCAGCGACGCCGTGCCAAGATGTCACGCATGTAG
- a CDS encoding Uma2 family endonuclease, with translation MGNAQRKPWISPRDYLAAERTAEVRHEYVDGEIFPMVGASRRHATIVGNLFVALRQAARARGCQAYANDVKVRVEAANAFYYPDLVATCAGGDDDPYVVKDPVLVVEVLSDSTEAIDRREKRTNYQKIPSLREIVLVSQTERLVEVYRRDGSGWTVDVLRDGPVMLASLDLTIPLEAVYED, from the coding sequence ATGGGAAACGCACAGCGCAAGCCCTGGATTTCGCCGCGGGATTATCTTGCCGCCGAGCGGACGGCCGAGGTCCGCCATGAGTACGTCGATGGCGAGATCTTCCCCATGGTCGGGGCGAGCCGCCGGCATGCGACCATCGTCGGCAACCTGTTCGTCGCCCTGCGACAGGCCGCCCGCGCCCGCGGATGCCAGGCTTACGCCAACGACGTGAAAGTCCGGGTCGAGGCGGCGAACGCCTTCTACTATCCCGACCTCGTCGCGACCTGCGCCGGCGGCGACGACGATCCCTATGTGGTCAAGGACCCGGTGCTGGTCGTGGAGGTTCTCTCCGACAGCACCGAGGCCATCGACCGGCGCGAGAAGCGGACCAACTACCAGAAGATCCCGTCCCTGCGCGAAATCGTCCTGGTCTCGCAGACCGAGCGTCTGGTCGAGGTGTACCGCCGCGACGGCAGCGGCTGGACCGTCGATGTGCTGCGCGACGGTCCGGTCATGCTTGCGTCGCTGGACCTGACCATTCCGCTCGAGGCGGTGTACGAGGACTGA
- the hpf gene encoding ribosome hibernation-promoting factor, HPF/YfiA family has product MQLTVKGKQLDVGDALRTHVADSLSAVVGKYFDKPIEATVILTKDAHLYKADIQAHVGRGIVLQSAGDATEPYPAFDIACDKLAKRLRRYKRRLRDHHAAENGAAIPANYRVLEADADEQHDEVETVADGAHQPMVVAEMETSIATLSVSEAVMRLELAQAPALMFHNGAHGRLNMVYRRADGNIGWVDPAEKAGA; this is encoded by the coding sequence ATGCAACTCACTGTCAAAGGCAAGCAGCTCGACGTGGGCGACGCTCTGCGCACCCATGTGGCCGATAGCCTGAGCGCCGTCGTCGGCAAGTACTTCGACAAGCCGATCGAAGCGACCGTGATCCTGACCAAGGACGCGCACCTCTACAAGGCCGACATCCAGGCCCATGTGGGCCGCGGCATCGTCCTGCAGAGTGCCGGTGACGCCACCGAGCCGTATCCGGCCTTCGACATCGCCTGCGACAAGCTGGCCAAGCGCCTGCGCCGCTACAAGCGCCGCCTGCGCGACCACCACGCGGCCGAGAACGGCGCCGCCATCCCCGCGAACTACCGGGTGCTGGAAGCCGACGCCGACGAGCAGCATGACGAGGTCGAGACGGTTGCCGACGGCGCCCACCAGCCGATGGTCGTGGCGGAGATGGAGACGAGCATCGCCACCCTGTCGGTCAGCGAGGCGGTGATGCGCCTGGAGCTGGCGCAGGCCCCCGCCCTGATGTTCCACAACGGCGCGCATGGCCGCCTGAACATGGTCTATCGCCGCGCCGACGGGAACATCGGCTGGGTCGATCCGGCGGAGAAGGCCGGCGCCTGA
- a CDS encoding LptA/OstA family protein has protein sequence MTSKRSPSRTVFSLSTIPAAAALAAGLLLAAPAFAQGLPGMGGKQPVEINADQAIEWHQDVRAYVARGNASAKRNDSTVFADVLTAYYREVPGKGNEVFQLVADGNVRIVSPTQQVFGDHGVYDVDKQVAVVTGKDLKLITTKDVVTARDSLEYYEAQDLTVARGDAVAVRGTDRLRADVLIGRLKKMPDGTTQMERIDGSGNIVVTTPSDVALSDKLVYSVADNVAVLIGNVRITRGDNQLNGEAAEMNMNTKINRVIAGRDAGGRVSGLLIPAEKTGGQPGAAGKKP, from the coding sequence GTGACGTCCAAACGGTCGCCGTCCAGAACCGTCTTCTCCCTGTCGACGATCCCGGCCGCCGCGGCGCTGGCCGCCGGGCTGCTGCTCGCCGCTCCCGCCTTCGCCCAGGGCCTGCCCGGCATGGGCGGCAAGCAGCCGGTCGAGATCAACGCCGATCAGGCGATCGAATGGCACCAGGACGTCCGCGCCTACGTGGCGCGGGGCAACGCCTCGGCCAAGCGCAACGACTCCACGGTCTTCGCCGACGTGCTGACCGCCTATTACCGCGAGGTGCCCGGCAAGGGGAACGAGGTGTTCCAGCTGGTGGCAGACGGCAATGTCCGCATCGTCAGCCCGACCCAGCAGGTGTTCGGCGATCATGGCGTCTATGACGTCGACAAGCAGGTCGCCGTCGTCACCGGCAAGGATCTGAAACTGATCACCACCAAGGACGTGGTCACCGCCCGCGACAGCCTGGAGTATTACGAGGCGCAGGACCTGACCGTGGCGCGCGGCGACGCGGTGGCGGTGCGCGGCACCGACCGGCTGCGCGCCGACGTGCTGATCGGCCGGCTGAAGAAGATGCCGGACGGCACCACCCAGATGGAGCGGATCGACGGCTCCGGCAACATCGTCGTCACCACCCCCAGCGATGTGGCGCTGTCGGACAAGCTGGTCTATTCGGTGGCCGACAATGTCGCGGTGCTGATCGGCAATGTCCGGATCACCCGCGGCGACAACCAGCTGAACGGCGAAGCCGCCGAGATGAACATGAACACCAAGATCAACCGCGTCATCGCCGGCCGCGATGCCGGCGGCCGGGTCAGCGGCCTGCTGATTCCCGCCGAGAAGACCGGCGGCCAGCCCGGCGCGGCAGGCAAGAAGCCGTGA